The following proteins are encoded in a genomic region of Natrinema sp. DC36:
- a CDS encoding BolA family protein, with product MNPAAVEELIESNLEDCEATVSHARDEHDEDHLAATVVSPVFDGLPLVQQHQQVYDALGDHMTTDIHALELSTYTPEEYADLEAE from the coding sequence ATGAATCCAGCTGCCGTCGAGGAACTCATCGAATCGAATCTCGAGGATTGCGAGGCGACGGTCTCCCACGCGCGTGACGAACACGACGAGGACCACCTCGCCGCGACGGTCGTCTCGCCAGTCTTCGATGGATTGCCACTCGTCCAGCAACACCAGCAGGTGTACGACGCGCTCGGCGACCACATGACGACCGACATCCACGCCCTCGAGCTATCGACGTACACGCCCGAGGAGTACGCTGATCTCGAGGCCGAATAG
- a CDS encoding NifU family protein, with protein sequence MSESEPEQSPEDAVREDVSLFLRRNFPQIEMHGGDSSITDIDLDERRVSINLSGACSGCGVSPMTTQAIQQRLPAEIDGIDHVSVSTGLDGLAEQGSSGRDVPPDTPF encoded by the coding sequence ATGAGTGAGTCCGAGCCGGAGCAGTCCCCCGAGGACGCCGTTCGCGAAGACGTATCGCTGTTCCTCCGCCGGAACTTTCCCCAGATCGAGATGCACGGTGGCGATTCGTCGATCACCGACATCGACCTGGACGAGCGCCGCGTCTCGATCAATCTCAGCGGCGCGTGTAGCGGCTGTGGGGTCAGCCCGATGACGACCCAAGCGATTCAGCAGCGTCTCCCGGCCGAAATAGACGGGATCGACCACGTCTCCGTGAGTACCGGGCTCGACGGACTGGCCGAGCAGGGCTCCTCTGGCCGTGACGTGCCGCCCGATACCCCGTTCTGA
- a CDS encoding helix-turn-helix domain-containing protein: MGTKHTRIADGDPTDPEDLLPEQSVLSLEEYLEMQAAIGNRTRFEIVYRLSHADELTPTELDSVLEIDDSTLHYHLNKLRDVGLIEKRVRTERDSDGLYTYYRATILGDVLLEHGVEELLRREWDFGEAYDSSDN; this comes from the coding sequence ATGGGGACGAAACACACGCGGATCGCTGACGGCGATCCGACCGATCCGGAGGATCTCCTGCCGGAGCAGAGCGTCCTCTCCCTCGAGGAGTATCTCGAGATGCAGGCCGCGATCGGGAATCGAACCCGATTCGAGATCGTCTACCGACTCTCTCACGCGGACGAGCTGACACCGACGGAGCTCGATTCGGTGCTGGAGATCGACGACAGTACGCTCCACTACCATCTCAACAAACTCCGAGACGTCGGGCTCATCGAGAAACGTGTCCGAACGGAACGGGACAGCGACGGACTCTATACGTACTACAGGGCGACGATCCTCGGTGACGTCCTCCTCGAGCACGGTGTCGAAGAGCTCCTCCGTCGCGAGTGGGATTTCGGCGAGGCGTACGATAGCAGCGATAACTGA
- a CDS encoding mechanosensitive ion channel domain-containing protein, whose amino-acid sequence MLIQAVSDPADEPIPRTILAELIDNTIAALPNVLSGALFLVVASLLIKIALWVTRSVLERMHPDEQRLIVDLSVTIVGIFLWFGAALAFLKIVGLGDVAASLGTAGGFIGLGVAFALKEMIADTVAGIYLLRDPDFEVGDTVNTASVTGTVTQIDLRKTRIRATDGTLVVLANRDVEKKWTNESSPVSESRVETHAE is encoded by the coding sequence ATGTTGATTCAGGCCGTCTCCGATCCGGCGGACGAGCCGATTCCCAGGACGATCCTCGCGGAGCTGATCGACAATACGATCGCTGCGCTGCCGAACGTACTCTCGGGCGCTCTCTTCCTGGTAGTCGCCTCTCTCCTGATCAAGATCGCGCTGTGGGTCACTCGGTCCGTCCTCGAGCGAATGCATCCCGACGAGCAGCGGCTCATCGTCGATCTCTCCGTGACGATCGTGGGTATCTTCCTCTGGTTCGGTGCTGCACTCGCCTTTCTGAAAATCGTCGGTCTGGGTGACGTTGCGGCCAGTTTGGGGACTGCCGGCGGATTCATCGGGTTGGGCGTCGCGTTCGCGCTCAAGGAAATGATCGCGGATACGGTCGCGGGAATCTACCTGCTCCGCGATCCGGATTTCGAAGTCGGCGACACCGTCAATACGGCTTCGGTCACCGGAACGGTCACCCAGATCGACCTTCGGAAGACGCGAATCCGGGCGACGGATGGGACGCTGGTCGTCCTCGCGAATCGTGACGTCGAAAAGAAGTGGACGAACGAGTCGAGCCCCGTAAGCGAATCGCGGGTCGAAACACACGCCGAGTAG
- the cysS gene encoding cysteine--tRNA ligase has product MTLHVTNTLTGAKEPFEPRDPENVLLYYCGLTVSDPPHLGHARSWVHVDVMHRWLEHRSYDVRHVENFTDVNEKIVARVGEDELGESEADVAETYIQRTIDDMRSLNLLRAEVYPRVSEHVPEIIDLVETLIEKGYAYESNGSVYFDVSSFDEYGKLSNQELGEIESQGDPDERTEKRNPADFALWKAGGVDADAVAEHRHEGVDHGGNPPEGLTWDSPWSEGRPGWHIECSAMSMTHLDETLDIHVGGRDLVFPHHENEIAQSEAATGQQFANYWLHCELFQMDEEKMSSSLGNFITVEEAIDRWGTNVMRTFLTAGSYNSKQLYSDETIAEAEERWDQLERAYEAAVEALDSPAASSKVDDESLRTEIDGAREAFTTAMNDDFNTREAQSALLSVATAINRHLEDANGESDRKTDGYDYRGLRRAVETLEELGGVLGLSFTGDTTGSAELAGDVVDLVLGVREREREAGNYERADELRDELEALGVEVQDTDEGATYRLPSGE; this is encoded by the coding sequence ATGACCCTGCACGTGACGAACACGTTGACGGGCGCAAAAGAGCCGTTCGAGCCACGGGACCCCGAGAACGTCCTCCTCTACTACTGTGGCCTGACGGTCTCGGATCCGCCACACCTGGGCCACGCCCGCTCGTGGGTCCACGTCGACGTCATGCATCGCTGGCTCGAGCACCGCTCCTACGACGTGCGTCACGTCGAGAACTTCACCGACGTGAACGAGAAAATCGTCGCCCGCGTCGGCGAGGACGAACTGGGCGAGAGCGAGGCCGACGTCGCCGAGACCTACATCCAGCGGACGATCGACGACATGCGCTCGCTGAACCTCCTGCGGGCGGAGGTCTACCCGCGCGTCTCCGAGCACGTCCCCGAGATCATCGACCTCGTCGAGACGCTGATCGAGAAGGGCTACGCCTACGAGTCCAACGGCTCGGTCTACTTCGACGTGAGCAGCTTCGACGAGTACGGCAAGCTCTCGAATCAGGAACTCGGCGAGATCGAGTCTCAGGGCGATCCCGACGAGCGTACCGAGAAGCGAAACCCGGCGGACTTTGCGCTCTGGAAGGCCGGCGGCGTCGATGCCGACGCGGTCGCGGAGCACCGCCACGAGGGCGTCGACCACGGCGGAAATCCGCCCGAGGGGCTGACCTGGGACTCGCCGTGGAGCGAGGGCCGTCCCGGCTGGCACATCGAGTGCTCGGCGATGAGCATGACCCACCTCGACGAGACGCTGGACATCCACGTCGGCGGCCGCGATCTGGTTTTCCCCCACCACGAAAACGAGATCGCCCAATCGGAAGCCGCGACGGGCCAGCAGTTCGCGAACTACTGGCTCCACTGCGAACTGTTCCAGATGGATGAGGAGAAGATGTCCTCGAGTCTGGGCAACTTCATTACCGTCGAGGAGGCGATCGATCGCTGGGGGACGAACGTCATGCGGACGTTCCTGACCGCCGGCTCGTACAACAGCAAACAGCTCTACTCGGACGAGACGATCGCCGAGGCCGAGGAGCGATGGGACCAACTCGAGCGGGCCTACGAGGCGGCCGTCGAGGCGCTCGACTCCCCGGCGGCGAGTTCGAAGGTCGACGACGAGTCCTTGCGCACCGAGATCGATGGCGCGCGCGAAGCGTTTACGACCGCGATGAACGACGACTTCAATACCCGAGAAGCGCAGTCCGCGCTGTTATCGGTCGCGACGGCGATCAATCGTCATCTCGAGGACGCAAACGGCGAGAGCGATCGGAAAACCGACGGCTACGATTACCGCGGACTCCGGCGGGCCGTCGAGACACTCGAGGAACTCGGCGGCGTCCTGGGACTCTCCTTTACGGGCGATACGACGGGCTCTGCTGAACTCGCCGGTGACGTGGTGGATCTCGTCCTCGGCGTGCGCGAGCGAGAGCGCGAGGCCGGCAACTACGAGCGCGCCGACGAACTGCGCGACGAGCTCGAGGCCCTCGGCGTCGAAGTCCAAGACACCGACGAGGGGGCGACCTACCGGCTGCCGTCGGGCGAGTGA
- a CDS encoding NAD(P)/FAD-dependent oxidoreductase, translating into MTLATVPQYDPERITERRDHAVVLGASMAGLLAARVLCDRFEAVTLIERDPLPDEAIPRPGIPQGRHIHAMQKAGQATLEDLFPGYSDEVTDAGGLAIDFASDFEIYQKGGVLANGPTHIPQYNASRPVFEQVTRERVAGLDDVTIWDDCHFVEYLVDDHVSTVEGVTVRTADGEREIDAELVVDATGRTSRTPVWLENNGYRAPPLDEVSIDLAYSTVLLERPTDTRRAFLVLPDSPRTRGAAVFPIENGRWLLTLAGMHGDHPPTDLEGVIEYASSLPVADVSRLLDEHALISEDIYRYPFPSSVRRRYEDLDRFPDGLIVVGDAIASFNPIYGQGMSVAALEAVQLHRTLATADRDELALRFFERAARVVDDAWSLAVGSDFEFPQTTGPKPFGTDLVNRYVARLLRKAHTDGKLTDAFIRVVSMENRPTSLFRPAILWRVAKPRP; encoded by the coding sequence ATGACATTAGCAACCGTTCCGCAGTACGATCCCGAGCGGATCACTGAGAGACGGGATCACGCGGTGGTCCTCGGAGCGAGCATGGCGGGACTCCTGGCAGCTCGGGTCTTGTGCGACCGATTCGAGGCGGTCACGCTCATCGAAAGAGATCCGCTCCCTGACGAGGCGATACCTCGCCCAGGCATCCCGCAGGGCCGTCACATTCACGCGATGCAGAAAGCCGGACAGGCCACGCTCGAGGATCTCTTTCCCGGCTACAGCGACGAAGTGACCGACGCGGGCGGACTGGCGATCGATTTCGCGAGCGACTTCGAGATCTATCAGAAGGGGGGCGTACTCGCGAACGGACCCACTCACATCCCCCAGTATAACGCGAGTCGGCCAGTATTCGAACAGGTAACCCGGGAGCGGGTCGCGGGGCTCGACGATGTAACCATATGGGACGACTGTCACTTCGTGGAATACCTCGTCGACGACCACGTCTCGACTGTCGAGGGCGTAACCGTGCGAACTGCCGATGGTGAACGTGAGATCGACGCGGAGTTAGTCGTCGATGCCACCGGGCGAACGTCTCGAACGCCGGTCTGGCTGGAAAACAATGGCTACAGGGCCCCTCCACTCGACGAGGTGTCGATCGATCTGGCGTACAGCACGGTCCTCCTCGAACGGCCCACCGATACTCGCCGGGCATTTCTCGTCCTTCCCGACTCCCCTCGGACACGCGGTGCAGCCGTGTTTCCGATCGAAAACGGGCGATGGCTGCTGACGTTAGCGGGCATGCATGGGGACCATCCCCCGACCGATCTGGAGGGGGTCATCGAATACGCCTCTAGTCTGCCAGTCGCCGACGTTAGTCGCCTCCTCGACGAGCACGCGCTGATTTCCGAGGACATCTACCGATATCCGTTCCCGTCCTCAGTCAGACGTCGCTACGAAGACCTCGATCGGTTTCCCGACGGACTGATCGTCGTCGGTGACGCGATCGCCAGCTTCAATCCGATCTATGGCCAGGGCATGTCTGTGGCTGCGCTCGAGGCCGTACAGTTACATCGAACGCTGGCTACGGCCGACCGTGACGAACTCGCGCTCCGGTTTTTCGAGCGGGCTGCACGAGTTGTCGATGACGCCTGGAGTCTCGCAGTGGGTTCTGACTTCGAGTTTCCACAGACGACCGGCCCGAAACCGTTCGGAACGGACCTCGTGAACAGATATGTGGCCAGATTGCTCCGCAAGGCGCATACCGATGGGAAGTTGACTGACGCATTCATTCGCGTTGTCAGCATGGAAAACCGGCCGACATCGCTGTTCCGTCCGGCCATCTTGTGGCGGGTAGCGAAACCGCGTCCCTGA
- a CDS encoding FAD-binding oxidoreductase — translation MKTETETEAIDADAVTAFEESFRGRVVLPDDEEYDECRRVWNEMIDRYPAMIARCAGVADVIESVDFARENDLLLAVKAGGHNAAGNAVCDDGLVIDCSLMTSVRVDPGTKTVRVEPGVTMGDLDHETQAFGLATPGGTVSTTGVAGLTLGGGWGWLSRRFGLTIDNLRSVDVVTAAGELVHASEDENSDLFWGIRGGGGNFGIVTSFEFDCYEVGPIVLGGMVIHPFEDAADLLRFHREFTADMPDECCCYAAIMTAPPAPFLPEAVHGTKVAALAPFYSGPIETGEELFRPLRDFGEPIVDLVQPQPYTALQQMLDEPQAPGYRNYWKSQLVDPLPDDAIDTVVERAGTLPSPMSQLVLEHLGGAISRVEPDATAYRNRNAAFSFNVFSRWEDPAEDETHVSWAREFHAAMGPFATDGVAVNFLSQEGDERVRAAYGDNYDRLVDVKDAYDPENRFRMNQNITPSARADGGASHERV, via the coding sequence ATGAAAACCGAGACCGAAACAGAGGCGATAGATGCGGACGCGGTAACTGCGTTCGAGGAATCGTTCCGCGGCCGGGTCGTCCTCCCGGACGACGAAGAGTACGACGAGTGCCGTCGGGTCTGGAACGAGATGATAGACCGGTATCCGGCGATGATCGCTCGGTGTGCCGGGGTCGCGGACGTGATCGAGTCCGTGGACTTCGCCCGCGAGAACGACCTTCTCCTCGCCGTCAAGGCCGGCGGGCACAACGCCGCGGGAAACGCGGTCTGTGACGACGGCCTCGTGATCGATTGTTCCCTGATGACGTCGGTCCGGGTCGATCCAGGTACCAAAACCGTCCGCGTCGAACCCGGCGTCACTATGGGGGATCTCGATCACGAAACTCAGGCGTTCGGGCTCGCTACCCCGGGCGGTACCGTCTCGACCACCGGCGTCGCCGGCCTCACGCTGGGGGGCGGATGGGGGTGGCTGAGTCGGCGGTTCGGACTCACCATCGACAACCTTCGGAGTGTGGATGTCGTCACCGCGGCGGGGGAGCTCGTCCACGCCAGCGAGGACGAAAATTCGGACCTGTTCTGGGGGATCCGCGGGGGCGGCGGGAACTTCGGAATCGTCACCTCCTTCGAATTCGACTGCTACGAGGTCGGGCCGATAGTGCTCGGTGGGATGGTCATCCACCCGTTCGAGGACGCGGCCGACCTCCTCCGATTCCACCGCGAGTTTACGGCCGATATGCCGGACGAGTGCTGTTGCTACGCCGCGATCATGACGGCACCCCCGGCACCGTTCCTCCCGGAGGCGGTCCACGGCACGAAGGTGGCTGCGCTCGCGCCGTTCTACTCGGGACCCATCGAGACGGGCGAGGAACTGTTCCGGCCGCTCCGGGACTTCGGCGAGCCGATCGTCGACTTGGTCCAGCCCCAGCCGTATACGGCCCTCCAACAGATGCTGGACGAGCCGCAAGCGCCGGGATACCGAAACTACTGGAAGTCCCAGCTGGTGGATCCCCTCCCCGACGACGCGATCGACACGGTGGTCGAACGTGCGGGAACGCTTCCGTCACCGATGTCGCAGCTCGTCCTCGAGCACCTGGGCGGCGCGATCTCCCGAGTCGAGCCGGACGCGACGGCGTACCGGAACCGAAACGCCGCGTTCTCGTTCAACGTCTTCTCCAGGTGGGAAGATCCCGCCGAGGACGAGACCCACGTCTCGTGGGCCCGGGAATTTCACGCCGCGATGGGACCGTTCGCGACCGATGGCGTGGCCGTGAACTTCCTCAGTCAGGAGGGCGACGAGCGGGTCAGGGCCGCCTACGGCGACAATTACGATCGCCTGGTCGACGTCAAGGATGCGTACGATCCCGAGAACCGCTTCCGGATGAACCAGAACATCACGCCGTCCGCTCGGGCTGACGGCGGCGCAAGTCACGAAAGAGTATGA
- a CDS encoding MarR family transcriptional regulator, protein MFTPLEDIRFLADSENRFTALEALAAGPRTRAELRTATEASKATISRLLGDFESRGWVARNGHRYALTPLGEYVASEFIDLYDHMTTASDLRELLPWFPLGELDIEFDLEVLTEARITAATPDDPMAPVARVLDIERESTRTKTLADKFPEPCVDARHEAVVGGSQTMELVTTLTVIEAVMASPCADEFEDIVAADRAAVYIYDGDVPPGGIYDGTAYRIVLDDRDVSVGLIESDDPALVDRLTETFDEYRDASTRLTASELQNGRESVGAKT, encoded by the coding sequence ATGTTTACGCCGCTCGAAGACATCCGCTTTCTCGCGGACTCGGAGAACCGATTCACCGCGCTCGAAGCCCTCGCGGCAGGCCCCCGTACGAGGGCGGAATTACGGACCGCGACCGAGGCCTCTAAAGCCACGATCAGCCGCCTCCTCGGTGATTTCGAGAGCCGCGGCTGGGTCGCGAGGAACGGACATCGATACGCGTTGACTCCGCTCGGAGAATACGTCGCGAGCGAGTTCATCGACCTCTACGACCACATGACGACCGCCAGCGATCTGCGGGAACTACTCCCGTGGTTTCCGCTGGGGGAACTGGATATCGAGTTCGACCTCGAGGTCTTGACCGAGGCGAGGATCACCGCGGCGACCCCCGATGATCCGATGGCGCCAGTGGCCCGCGTACTGGACATCGAACGCGAGTCGACCCGAACGAAGACGCTGGCGGACAAGTTTCCCGAACCGTGTGTCGACGCGAGACACGAGGCGGTCGTCGGCGGCTCGCAGACGATGGAACTGGTGACTACCCTGACCGTGATCGAGGCGGTGATGGCGTCTCCGTGCGCCGACGAGTTCGAGGACATCGTCGCCGCCGACCGCGCCGCGGTATACATTTACGACGGTGACGTCCCGCCGGGGGGTATCTACGACGGGACGGCCTACCGCATCGTCCTCGACGATCGGGACGTCTCCGTCGGCCTGATCGAATCCGACGACCCGGCCCTCGTCGACCGGCTCACGGAGACGTTCGACGAGTACCGGGACGCGTCGACCCGCCTCACCGCCTCGGAGTTGCAGAACGGCCGGGAATCCGTGGGGGCAAAGACGTAG
- a CDS encoding DUF6517 family protein codes for MNRRLFLGALAASGVGTVAGCLSGVADDMTMVSAAPARVSDEAAAEAGYEYQGTIKRVETQQVGGEDVELTSYDSVYDRAIELPAERFGDQPVRAGAFGVLAAPHVTAGGEEFNPVGGPSTVELAERVQRRYDGLSIDRAVGGRALETLGERFPVESVEGTATLNGEYDLDIALDSIRDEHEGDHLVVVGIYPTEAVRERESEQTRIDTLVRGLEQYDGLEVDIVETEGADG; via the coding sequence ATGAATCGACGGCTGTTTCTCGGCGCGCTCGCGGCGAGCGGCGTCGGCACGGTGGCCGGCTGTCTCAGCGGCGTCGCCGACGATATGACGATGGTTTCGGCGGCACCTGCACGCGTTTCGGACGAGGCGGCCGCCGAGGCCGGCTACGAGTATCAGGGAACGATAAAACGGGTCGAGACGCAGCAGGTGGGCGGCGAGGACGTCGAACTGACGAGCTACGATAGCGTCTACGATCGGGCGATCGAGCTTCCGGCCGAGCGCTTCGGCGACCAACCGGTGCGAGCGGGGGCGTTCGGCGTGCTCGCAGCGCCACACGTCACCGCCGGTGGCGAGGAGTTCAACCCCGTCGGCGGGCCGTCGACAGTGGAACTCGCCGAGCGCGTGCAACGTCGCTACGACGGACTGTCGATCGACCGGGCCGTCGGGGGCCGCGCGCTCGAGACGCTCGGCGAGCGGTTCCCCGTCGAATCCGTCGAGGGAACTGCGACGCTGAACGGGGAGTACGACCTCGACATCGCCCTGGACAGCATCCGGGACGAACACGAGGGTGATCACCTCGTCGTCGTGGGGATCTACCCCACCGAGGCTGTTCGGGAGCGGGAGTCGGAGCAAACGCGGATCGACACCCTGGTTCGGGGGCTCGAGCAGTACGACGGCCTCGAGGTCGATATCGTCGAGACCGAGGGAGCCGACGGGTGA
- a CDS encoding presenilin family intramembrane aspartyl protease PSH produces MNDRMRILAAVGTTVLLFLGVQLGALALLEPFQESGRQAVEDPQNPTNSVLYFGIMLVATGLMLAAFKYDLEWLIRLLLVGVSVMISWYVFAELVPSLATPFVSDGAADALAIVASLAVGAALLLYPEWYVIDAAGVVMGAGAAALFGISFGLLPALLLLSVLAIYDAISVYGTEHMLDLAEGVMDLKIPVVLVIPLTLSYSYLAAGSTDDVLEDDRKTDESTDADGTATETAGDESIATAESAADGGERDNVAAADSSAADADARDTEAGTEDDADALERDALFIGLGDAVIPSILVASAAYFLDAGTLSFPGIALNLPALGAMVGTISGLLVLMYMVLEGRPHAGLPLLNGGAIGGYLLGALASGLSLATAVGF; encoded by the coding sequence ATGAACGACCGGATGCGCATCCTCGCCGCCGTTGGCACGACGGTCCTGCTGTTTCTCGGCGTCCAGCTCGGCGCGCTGGCGCTGCTCGAGCCGTTCCAGGAATCGGGCCGACAAGCCGTCGAGGATCCACAGAACCCGACGAACAGCGTCCTCTACTTCGGAATCATGCTCGTCGCGACAGGCCTTATGCTCGCGGCGTTCAAGTACGACCTCGAGTGGCTGATCAGACTCCTGCTCGTCGGCGTCAGCGTGATGATCTCGTGGTACGTCTTCGCCGAACTCGTCCCGTCGCTCGCCACGCCGTTCGTCTCCGACGGTGCAGCGGACGCACTCGCGATCGTCGCCTCGCTGGCCGTCGGCGCGGCGCTCCTGTTGTATCCCGAGTGGTACGTCATCGACGCCGCGGGAGTGGTGATGGGCGCCGGCGCCGCCGCCCTGTTCGGGATCAGTTTCGGCCTGCTGCCCGCGCTACTCCTGCTCTCGGTGCTCGCGATCTATGACGCCATCAGCGTCTACGGCACCGAACACATGCTCGATCTCGCCGAGGGCGTCATGGACCTCAAGATCCCCGTCGTGCTCGTTATTCCCCTGACCCTCTCCTACTCCTATCTCGCTGCCGGCAGCACCGACGACGTGCTCGAGGACGATCGCAAGACCGACGAGAGCACCGACGCTGACGGCACCGCCACCGAAACCGCCGGCGACGAGAGCATCGCCACCGCTGAGAGCGCCGCCGACGGCGGTGAGCGGGATAACGTGGCGGCCGCCGACAGCTCCGCTGCCGATGCCGACGCCCGCGACACCGAAGCCGGTACCGAGGACGATGCGGACGCCCTCGAGCGAGACGCCCTGTTCATCGGTCTCGGCGACGCCGTTATTCCCTCGATTCTCGTCGCCAGCGCGGCGTACTTCCTCGATGCGGGCACGCTCTCGTTCCCCGGAATCGCGCTGAACTTGCCGGCGCTCGGTGCGATGGTGGGGACGATTTCCGGACTCCTCGTGCTCATGTACATGGTCCTCGAGGGCCGTCCCCACGCCGGATTGCCGCTGCTCAACGGCGGCGCGATCGGCGGCTACCTGCTCGGGGCGCTCGCGAGCGGGCTCTCGCTCGCGACGGCGGTCGGGTTCTGA
- a CDS encoding Gar1/Naf1 family protein, protein MRRVGAVVRTAQGLAVLRADEADDAGSDTPDEFRDEIGTMVLDDDLEGVGRVVDVFGPVSRPYLAVTPDDGVHLPSLIGSTLYAR, encoded by the coding sequence ATGCGCCGAGTAGGCGCAGTCGTCCGGACCGCGCAGGGACTGGCCGTCCTCCGAGCGGACGAGGCGGACGACGCCGGCAGCGACACGCCCGACGAGTTCCGCGACGAGATCGGCACGATGGTCCTCGACGATGACCTCGAGGGAGTCGGCCGCGTCGTCGACGTCTTCGGCCCCGTCTCGAGGCCGTATCTGGCGGTGACACCGGACGACGGCGTTCACCTGCCGTCGCTGATTGGATCGACGCTGTACGCGCGATAG
- the srp19 gene encoding signal recognition particle subunit SRP19 — MVENVIWPAYLDATLSRAEGRRVSEDLAVEEPTVDEIAKSVQQIGYDATIERDKSYSREHWADRGRVVVRGADDSTKNDLVQAVAAYVVAMRD, encoded by the coding sequence ATGGTCGAGAACGTCATCTGGCCCGCCTATCTCGATGCGACCCTCTCGAGGGCCGAGGGACGGCGCGTGTCCGAGGATCTGGCGGTCGAGGAACCGACGGTCGACGAGATCGCGAAGTCCGTCCAGCAGATCGGGTACGACGCCACGATCGAGCGGGACAAGTCTTACTCCCGGGAGCACTGGGCCGACCGGGGTCGGGTCGTCGTTCGCGGGGCCGACGACTCGACGAAGAACGACCTCGTCCAAGCCGTGGCGGCGTACGTCGTCGCGATGCGCGACTGA
- a CDS encoding PGF-CTERM-anchored ABC transporter substrate-binding protein: MRRYISVLLAVLIAVSAFAPAVAGQSDDGGESTVECEFPLEMTDATGETITLEEAPESVVALGASDAQTMFEIGAEDRLVGMPDNPATSGLDIGDRTAVTDNYQLVHERVIDLDPDLVLAANATTTREDVDQLREAGLTVYYFDDAESLDDVRENVRTTGKLTGECTGAEETVDWMNEQLEIVERTLEETDRPLAYYEMGNGYTAGSGTFIDEVLTTAGVENLAAEVGIQSYDQINPETVVDENPDWIIYPDDRDEPPIHESIQATTAYQNDNVLAVNANHMSQPAPNLVYAVIDIVETVHPEAYAEASAELDATSEDANESDDEEQSTESPIPGFGVSAALVALLAATAFVARRR; encoded by the coding sequence ATGCGACGATACATCTCCGTCTTACTGGCCGTACTGATCGCCGTTTCCGCGTTCGCGCCCGCCGTAGCCGGGCAGTCGGACGATGGGGGCGAATCGACCGTCGAATGCGAGTTCCCGCTCGAGATGACCGACGCCACGGGCGAGACGATCACGCTCGAGGAGGCTCCCGAATCGGTCGTGGCGCTCGGGGCCAGCGACGCCCAGACGATGTTCGAAATCGGGGCCGAGGATCGTCTCGTGGGAATGCCCGACAACCCGGCGACGAGCGGTCTGGATATCGGCGACCGGACGGCCGTTACGGATAATTATCAACTCGTTCACGAGCGGGTAATCGATCTCGATCCCGATCTCGTCCTGGCGGCGAATGCGACGACGACGCGAGAAGACGTCGACCAGCTTCGCGAGGCCGGACTCACCGTCTACTACTTCGACGACGCCGAATCACTCGACGACGTTCGTGAGAACGTGCGGACGACCGGAAAACTCACCGGCGAGTGCACCGGTGCCGAAGAGACCGTCGACTGGATGAACGAACAACTCGAGATCGTCGAACGGACGCTCGAAGAGACGGACCGACCGCTGGCGTACTACGAGATGGGTAACGGCTACACCGCCGGGTCGGGGACGTTCATCGACGAGGTCCTGACGACGGCCGGTGTCGAAAACCTGGCAGCGGAGGTCGGAATACAGTCGTATGACCAGATCAACCCCGAAACGGTCGTCGACGAGAATCCCGACTGGATCATCTATCCCGACGACAGGGACGAACCGCCGATTCACGAGTCGATCCAGGCGACGACCGCCTACCAGAACGACAACGTCCTCGCCGTCAACGCGAATCACATGAGCCAGCCCGCACCGAATCTCGTCTACGCGGTCATAGACATCGTCGAGACGGTCCATCCCGAGGCCTACGCGGAAGCGAGCGCAGAGCTCGATGCCACTTCGGAGGACGCCAACGAGTCGGACGATGAAGAACAGAGCACGGAGAGTCCCATTCCCGGATTCGGCGTCTCCGCAGCTCTCGTCGCTCTGCTGGCCGCTACTGCATTCGTCGCACGGCGACGATAG